The following nucleotide sequence is from Actinomycetes bacterium.
ACGGCACCGGAGTCACCCAGGATCCAGCGCACCTGCTCGGCCGACGAGGTCTCGTAGATCGGGACCGTCACCGCGCCGGCGAGCAGGATCGCAATGTCGAAGACGGTCCACTCATACCTCGTCCGAGACATCAGGCCGACCCGGTCACCGGGCTGGACCCCGGAAGCGATCAGCCCCTTGGCTGCGCCGCGAGCCTGGTCCATGAACTCGCGCAGCGTGACCGGACGCCACCCACCATCAGCCCGGCGGCGGAACTGCACCCGGTCAGGGTCGTCGGCCAAGGCGTCGACCAGGTGGTCGGTCATGTTGGCCGTGGGCGCGATGGCGGCTGCCGCCGGGACGCTGTACTCACGCATCGTGTCCTCCCCGGATGGTGTCAGCCGGTCGGCTGGACGCGGCCGTTCGCAACCGGCCGTCCTCCCGTTTCAGACAAGACCCGCCGGGAGGAACCAGCCAGAGACTTTCGGCCCCACCACTGCCCGAGGGGGCCCGGACGCTGATCAAGCAAGGGCCGTCCGCCCGCCGGTGCAAGGGCCTCGACAGGGGCCCGTCAGCCGATACGTGAACCTGATCTCCTCGATCGTGGGGCCGTCCAGGTACGGCTGCAGCGGGCCGAAGCCGGCGACCGAGTCGAGCACCGAGCGCAGCGTGTGCTCCGGGTCGGCCAGCGGCGGCACCGAGCCGGAGAGGCTGCGCTCGTCGTAGTCGGCGAGCACCTCGCCGACTAGCGCCCACATCGCCGTCGGGTCGGCGAGCGGGTCCAGCCCGCGCCTGCGGACCAGTTCACGGACCTCGTCCTCGACGACTGCCACCGCGTCCATGCGCCCCCCCGCAGGGTCGTTGGGGCCGCCTTCTCAACGGCGTCCCCGCACGCAAGCGGCGTGCGGGGTCCACCCGTCAAGGTGCGGTTCTAGAGCCTGTGCACAAGAGACGTCCCATCTGTCCGAGAAGCCTGGTGACACCACTCCTGTCCCACCATGGCACTAGCCGACACAGGGGGTGAGCGCCTCCACCTCCGAGCTCAGCGCGCCGGTGCCTCCAAGCAGGGTGACGCGGGAGGCCCCGAGCCGGCTGATCTCAGTGACGTCGACCGCCGGCAGGCAGGTAGACGCCGACAAGAGAACCGGGCCCGGCAGGGCGGCTGCGCGAGCGGCACCCGACAGCGCATCGGCGAAGCCCGCCCCGCTCGCCACCAGGACCCGCGAAGCCGAGCCGAAGTACGCCTGCGAGACCGCAACTGCAGTGCCGTAGCGGTCGGTACCCGCCAGCCTGCGCACCTGCGGCGCGTAGGTGGCGAGCGCGGTGGCAACGGCCGCGGAGACCGCACCGGTCCCACCCAAAATCGTGATCCGCGCCGGCTTCAGCCGCTGCAGCTCGGCCACGGTCTCGGCGGGGATCCCCGTCGCAGACACCAGCAGCACCGGGACCTTGTTCGCTCCGGCCGCTGCGGCACCGGCAAGGGCGTCCGGATAGTTGGTGCCGGTCGCGACCAGGACGTCGCCCAGACCTGGGCTGAAGTACTTCTGCGACAGTACCGCCGCGGTGGCGTAGCGGTTGGCTCCGGCGACCCGGGTCACGGTGCCTGCCGTATACGCCTTGAGGGCGGTCAGCACCTGGTCGGAGATGACCCCCGAGCCACCGACAACAACGATCTGGGCCGGCTGCAGCCGCTTGAGCTCGTCCGAGACGGTGGTGGGAATCGCGAGCTTCTGGACGAGCAGGACCGGGCCGCGCAGCGAACCGGCTGCCGCCGCCCCTGCCAGTGCATCGGGGAAGTCCTCACCCGTGGCCACGAAGACCACGGGCACGCCCGGCGCGAAGCCGTCCGCCGAGATGGCTGCCGAAGTGGCGTACCGGTCAGCGCCGAACAGCCGGTCCACCGTGGGAACTGCCGTGCCACCGCCACCGCCACCGCCACCGCCACCGCCACCGCCACCGCCACCGCCGCCGCCACCGCCGCCGCCACTTGAGGCGGTGGTGAACGACCAGGAGTAGACAGTCATCACGTTGCCTGCGATATCCTTGACCCCGGATACCAGCACCGAGTACTGCGTCGAGGCCGCCAACGCCGCCGACGGCGTGAACGTCAACACCGTTCCAGAACCGTTCAGCGCAGTTGCCGGCGGACCAGCCGACGGCGTCACCGAGATTGACGCACCCGC
It contains:
- a CDS encoding cell wall-binding repeat-containing protein, which produces GFVTGVRFYKGGAANGGTHTGSLWSSAGSLLATATFSGETSSGWQTVTFASPVAVTAGTTYVASYLAPQGSYSSDGGFSPLPYVNSPLTATGSVYQYGSGGVFPNNTSNNPNYWVDVVFTLPDTTPPSVVSTVPASNATGVATSSTVSVTLSEPIQAGASISVTPSAGPPATALNGSGTVLTFTPSAALAASTQYSVLVSGVKDIAGNVMTVYSWSFTTASSGGGGGGGGGGGGGGGGGGGGGGGTAVPTVDRLFGADRYATSAAISADGFAPGVPVVFVATGEDFPDALAGAAAAGSLRGPVLLVQKLAIPTTVSDELKRLQPAQIVVVGGSGVISDQVLTALKAYTAGTVTRVAGANRYATAAVLSQKYFSPGLGDVLVATGTNYPDALAGAAAAGANKVPVLLVSATGIPAETVAELQRLKPARITILGGTGAVSAAVATALATYAPQVRRLAGTDRYGTAVAVSQAYFGSASRVLVASGAGFADALSGAARAAALPGPVLLSASTCLPAVDVTEISRLGASRVTLLGGTGALSSEVEALTPCVG